From the genome of Segatella hominis, one region includes:
- a CDS encoding nucleotidyltransferase has translation MKPTLLLLAAGMGSRYGGLKQLDGLGPNGETIMDYSIYDAIQAGFGKIVFVIRKDFEDQFREKILSKYEGHIPAELCFQSLDALPEGFSVPEGREKPWGTNHAVLMAKDVINEPFCVINCDDFYNRDCFMVIGKFLSELPEGSKNRYAMVGFRVGNTLSDNGTVARGICSKDADENLTTCVERTEIMRIDGKVSYKDEEGQWVAVGDNTPVSMNVWGFTPDYFEHSEAYFKEFLSDPKNMENKKAEFFIPLMVNKLINEGTSTVKVLDTTSKWFGVTYSADRQSVVEKIQSLIDEGVYPNKLF, from the coding sequence ATGAAGCCAACACTATTGCTTTTAGCGGCAGGCATGGGTAGCCGCTACGGTGGTTTGAAACAGCTTGATGGTCTAGGTCCTAATGGTGAGACTATCATGGATTATAGCATTTATGATGCAATCCAGGCAGGTTTCGGTAAAATTGTTTTTGTAATCCGCAAGGATTTCGAGGATCAGTTCCGTGAGAAGATTCTTTCCAAATATGAAGGACATATTCCAGCAGAACTCTGTTTTCAGTCTTTGGATGCACTTCCAGAAGGTTTTTCTGTACCAGAAGGTCGTGAGAAGCCTTGGGGTACTAATCATGCTGTATTGATGGCTAAGGATGTTATCAACGAGCCTTTCTGTGTTATCAACTGTGATGATTTCTATAATCGTGATTGCTTTATGGTAATCGGCAAGTTCCTTTCAGAACTTCCAGAGGGTAGCAAGAATCGCTATGCAATGGTAGGTTTCCGTGTAGGCAATACTTTGAGCGACAATGGTACAGTTGCACGTGGTATTTGCTCTAAGGATGCAGATGAGAATCTGACTACTTGTGTAGAGCGTACTGAGATTATGCGTATTGATGGTAAGGTATCTTATAAGGACGAAGAAGGCCAGTGGGTAGCTGTAGGTGATAATACTCCTGTATCTATGAACGTATGGGGCTTTACTCCTGACTATTTTGAGCACAGTGAGGCTTACTTCAAAGAGTTCCTGAGCGATCCTAAGAATATGGAGAACAAGAAAGCTGAGTTCTTTATCCCATTGATGGTCAACAAACTGATTAATGAAGGTACTTCTACTGTCAAGGTATTGGATACTACAAGTAAGTGGTTTGGTGTAACTTATTCAGCAGACCGCCAGAGCGTTGTAGAGAAAATT